A genome region from Kaistia algarum includes the following:
- a CDS encoding monovalent cation/H(+) antiporter subunit G, producing the protein MSLILDLFTIVCVAIGLIFFAAGTTGLLRFPDALTRLHALTKADNLGLGFVVLGLLPQTGSLFDALKLVLVWMLVQFAGATGAQLVAMVLRKEGGGK; encoded by the coding sequence ATGAGCCTGATCCTCGATCTCTTCACCATTGTCTGCGTCGCGATCGGCCTCATCTTCTTCGCGGCAGGGACCACCGGATTGCTGCGCTTCCCCGACGCGCTGACGCGGTTGCACGCCCTCACCAAGGCCGACAATCTCGGCCTCGGCTTCGTCGTGCTCGGGCTGCTGCCGCAGACGGGAAGCCTCTTCGACGCGCTGAAGCTGGTGCTGGTCTGGATGCTCGTGCAGTTCGCCGGCGCGACCGGCGCGCAGCTGGTCGCCATGGTTCTGCGCAAGGAAGGGGGCGGCAAGTGA
- a CDS encoding monovalent cation/H+ antiporter complex subunit F produces the protein MADFLTAFLMLAACGVLALVVIGMVRILRGPSRADRLMAAQLLGSGSVAIILLLAFAGGRSAFVDIALTLALLAAFASVAFSLNALGGGSGAGEP, from the coding sequence GTGGCTGATTTCCTGACCGCCTTCCTGATGCTCGCCGCCTGCGGGGTGTTGGCGCTGGTCGTTATCGGTATGGTTCGAATCCTGCGCGGCCCCTCGCGCGCCGACCGGCTGATGGCAGCGCAACTGCTCGGCAGCGGCAGCGTCGCGATCATCCTGCTGCTCGCCTTTGCCGGCGGGCGCTCGGCCTTCGTCGATATCGCGCTGACGCTGGCGCTGCTGGCGGCCTTCGCCTCGGTCGCTTTCTCGCTGAATGCGCTGGGCGGGGGAAGCGGGGCCGGCGAACCATGA
- a CDS encoding Na+/H+ antiporter subunit E gives MNAGPMTAWRVPWARAFALLLIWIILTRGSLKDLPVGLIAVAVAAFVSVRIRPTSQVTLRLIPTLTYVGIFLRQSVVAGFDVARRAFDPKLPLKTGFIEFSPSLPAGMERTLFADLSSMAPGTLPVEERPDGTLLVHCLDTDTDVAAQLAADEGRLAAALGREIDRG, from the coding sequence ATGAACGCGGGCCCGATGACTGCCTGGCGCGTGCCCTGGGCGCGGGCCTTTGCCCTTCTGCTCATCTGGATCATCCTGACGCGCGGCAGCCTCAAAGATTTGCCGGTCGGCCTTATCGCCGTCGCCGTGGCGGCCTTTGTCAGCGTCCGCATCCGTCCAACCAGCCAGGTCACCCTCCGCCTCATCCCGACACTTACCTACGTCGGCATCTTCCTGCGCCAATCCGTCGTCGCCGGTTTCGACGTCGCGCGCCGGGCCTTCGATCCGAAGCTGCCATTGAAGACGGGTTTCATCGAATTTTCCCCTTCCTTGCCGGCAGGCATGGAAAGAACGCTCTTCGCCGATCTGTCGAGCATGGCGCCGGGGACGCTACCGGTGGAGGAGCGCCCTGATGGGACGCTGCTCGTCCATTGTCTCGATACCGACACGGATGTCGCGGCACAATTGGCGGCCGATGAGGGCCGCCTCGCCGCCGCGCTTGGCAGGGAGATCGACCGTGGCTGA
- a CDS encoding efflux RND transporter periplasmic adaptor subunit, which produces MELNQSAKKSPTRALRVGRGTILTLAAILPLLAACQREAEAPAPDARPVRTVTASRDNLGETVVLTGNVQAQNEASMAFRISGRIIERPVNVGDQVTAGQVLAKLDPVNELNALRSAQAAVVAAEGQLVTTSNAFDRQDHLLGNGFTTRANHDQALQAMRSAQSQLDDAEAQLRIAEDRVSFTELKADVDGTITARGAEPGEVVQAGQMVVQLARQDGRDAVFDVPAQVLRAAPADSEITLRLTDDPSVTAIGRVREVAPQADAATRTFPVRVGINHPPAAMRLGSTVTGTLKLDSGPVMALPATALTTANDRPAVWVVDPVAETVALRNVEILRHDPAVVVISSGLDIGEIVVTAGVQALHPGQKVRLVGGNS; this is translated from the coding sequence ATGGAATTGAACCAGAGCGCGAAGAAGTCCCCGACGCGAGCGTTGCGCGTAGGACGTGGAACGATCCTAACGCTCGCGGCGATCCTGCCCCTGCTTGCGGCGTGCCAGCGCGAAGCCGAAGCGCCCGCGCCCGATGCAAGGCCGGTGCGCACCGTGACGGCCTCCCGCGACAATCTGGGCGAAACCGTCGTCCTCACCGGCAATGTCCAGGCGCAGAACGAAGCCAGCATGGCGTTCCGCATTTCGGGGCGGATCATCGAGCGGCCGGTCAATGTAGGCGATCAGGTGACGGCCGGCCAGGTGCTGGCCAAGCTCGATCCGGTCAACGAGCTCAACGCGCTGCGCTCGGCGCAGGCTGCAGTCGTCGCTGCCGAGGGGCAGCTCGTTACGACGAGCAACGCCTTCGACCGGCAGGATCACCTGCTCGGCAATGGCTTCACCACGCGCGCCAATCATGACCAGGCGCTGCAGGCGATGCGTTCTGCCCAATCTCAGCTGGACGATGCCGAGGCACAGTTGCGCATCGCCGAGGACCGCGTCAGCTTCACCGAGCTCAAGGCGGATGTCGACGGCACGATCACGGCGCGCGGCGCCGAGCCGGGCGAAGTCGTTCAGGCCGGCCAGATGGTCGTGCAGCTCGCGCGGCAGGACGGCCGCGATGCCGTCTTCGACGTGCCGGCGCAGGTGCTCCGCGCCGCTCCCGCCGATTCTGAGATCACCCTGCGCCTGACGGACGACCCGTCGGTGACCGCGATCGGCCGCGTTCGCGAAGTGGCGCCGCAGGCCGACGCCGCGACGCGGACCTTCCCGGTGCGCGTCGGCATCAACCATCCTCCGGCGGCGATGCGGCTCGGATCGACCGTCACCGGCACGCTGAAGCTCGACAGCGGCCCGGTCATGGCCTTGCCGGCGACGGCGCTGACGACGGCCAATGATCGGCCGGCCGTCTGGGTGGTCGATCCGGTGGCGGAGACGGTGGCGCTGCGCAATGTCGAGATCCTGCGCCACGACCCCGCGGTCGTGGTGATATCGAGCGGCCTCGACATCGGCGAGATCGTCGTCACCGCCGGCGTGCAGGCGCTGCATCCCGGCCAGAAGGTTCGCCTTGTCGGTGGCAATTCATGA
- a CDS encoding efflux RND transporter permease subunit: protein MSGLNLSEWALKHRSFIIYWMIAFVVAGTAAFVNLGRNEDPAITIKTMIVHAVWPGANIDDTLSQLTERLERKIQEIPEVDNVRSQTSAGETTLFVTLKDEITSKETPDIWYEVRKGIGDIRFTLPQGVVGPFFNDDFGDTYGIIYGFTADGFTHRELRDYVEDARSKLLHVPDVSKIEIIGAQDEKIYVEFSTQQLAGLGIDRQALLAALRAQNVVSPSGVLETGDERIALRVTGAFDSEQDLLNLNFVSNGRLIRLRDIAEVHRGFASPPQPMFRVNGKPAIGLGISMRDGGDVLALGTNVRKAMAEITDNLPIGIEPSIVADQAVVVNDAIGDFTTSLWQAIAIIGVVSFVSLGVRAGTVVALAIPLSLAMVFVVMQIKGIDLQRISLGALIIALSLLVDDAMTMVDSMTSRLANGESKEKAASETFRTLALPMLTGTLVTAAGFVPIGFAQSSAGEYTFSIFAVVAIALVVSWLGAVLFSPLVSAALLKAPKEPKKADAKPSFILSTFRSILVTAMRMRWITIGATVAAFVAALLVLPLVPRQFFPASDRPELLVDLRLKQNASIYATGDVSAKLDTILAKDPDAAQWSTYVGRGAIRFYLPLNVELPNEFFAQSVVIAKDVDARIRLQDKLEKLLAEDFPESISRVAPLELGPPVGWPVQYRVSGPDINRVRDISLDLAQILATDRDALRVNFDWMEPSRMVRVKIDQDQARLLGLSSATLAAVLNSVVTGTTVTQVRDDIYLVDVVARANDEQRVSLANLRTLQVPLASGRTVPLSQVASFDFGQEYPLIWRRDRVPTLTVQADVAPGGSPEAVVEGLAPAVAKLNASLPSGYHVVVGGVVEESASSQASVLAVVPFMIFLMVSILMAQLQSFSRLALVLAVVPMGLIGVVGALFLFNRPLGFVAILGILSLLGLIAKNAVILIEQIETERRRGLAPWDAIVEATVSRFRPIMLTAISTVLGMIPIAGTIFWGPMAIAIMGGLLVATILTLVYLPSLYVVFFGVKEGENGIATAQPSPPPETPAAASPA from the coding sequence ATGAGCGGCCTCAATCTCTCCGAATGGGCTCTCAAGCATCGCTCGTTCATCATCTACTGGATGATCGCCTTTGTGGTCGCCGGTACGGCGGCCTTCGTCAATCTCGGCCGTAACGAAGACCCGGCGATCACGATCAAGACGATGATCGTGCATGCGGTCTGGCCGGGCGCAAATATCGACGACACGCTGTCGCAATTGACCGAACGGCTGGAACGCAAGATCCAGGAGATCCCCGAGGTCGACAATGTCCGTAGCCAGACGAGCGCCGGCGAGACGACTTTGTTCGTCACCTTGAAGGACGAGATCACTTCCAAGGAGACGCCGGACATCTGGTACGAGGTTCGTAAGGGCATCGGCGACATCCGCTTCACGCTGCCGCAAGGCGTGGTCGGACCGTTCTTCAACGATGATTTCGGCGATACTTACGGTATCATCTACGGCTTCACCGCCGACGGCTTCACGCATCGCGAACTCCGCGACTATGTCGAGGACGCGCGCTCGAAGCTGCTCCATGTGCCGGACGTCTCCAAGATCGAGATCATCGGCGCGCAGGACGAGAAGATCTATGTCGAGTTCTCGACGCAGCAGCTCGCCGGTCTTGGCATCGACCGGCAGGCGCTACTTGCCGCGCTCAGGGCGCAGAACGTCGTCAGCCCCTCCGGCGTGCTGGAAACCGGCGACGAGCGGATCGCGCTGCGTGTCACCGGGGCCTTCGATTCCGAGCAGGACCTGCTCAACCTGAACTTCGTCTCCAATGGCCGGTTGATCCGGTTGCGCGACATCGCCGAAGTGCATCGCGGCTTCGCCAGCCCGCCGCAGCCCATGTTCCGTGTCAACGGCAAGCCGGCGATCGGCCTCGGCATCTCGATGCGCGACGGCGGTGATGTGCTGGCGCTCGGCACCAATGTCCGTAAGGCGATGGCGGAGATTACCGACAATCTGCCGATCGGCATCGAGCCCAGCATCGTGGCAGACCAGGCCGTCGTGGTGAATGACGCGATCGGCGATTTCACCACCTCGCTATGGCAGGCGATCGCCATTATCGGCGTTGTCAGCTTCGTCAGCCTCGGCGTGCGCGCGGGAACCGTGGTGGCGCTCGCGATCCCGCTGTCGCTCGCCATGGTTTTCGTGGTGATGCAGATCAAGGGCATCGATCTGCAGCGCATTTCGCTCGGCGCGCTGATCATCGCGCTGTCGCTGCTCGTCGACGACGCCATGACTATGGTCGATTCGATGACGTCGAGGCTCGCCAATGGCGAGAGCAAGGAGAAGGCGGCGTCCGAGACGTTCCGAACGCTGGCGCTGCCCATGCTGACCGGAACGCTGGTCACGGCCGCGGGCTTCGTGCCGATCGGATTCGCCCAGAGTTCTGCCGGCGAATACACCTTCTCCATCTTCGCGGTGGTTGCCATTGCGCTGGTCGTGTCGTGGCTCGGCGCCGTGCTGTTCTCGCCGCTGGTCAGCGCCGCGCTGTTGAAGGCACCGAAGGAGCCGAAGAAGGCGGATGCGAAGCCGAGCTTCATCCTCTCGACCTTCCGCTCCATTCTCGTCACGGCGATGCGGATGCGCTGGATCACCATCGGCGCGACGGTCGCGGCCTTCGTTGCCGCGCTGCTGGTTCTGCCGCTGGTGCCGCGCCAGTTCTTCCCGGCATCCGACCGCCCCGAACTGCTGGTCGATCTGCGGCTGAAGCAGAACGCCTCGATCTATGCGACCGGCGATGTGTCGGCCAAGCTCGACACGATCCTCGCCAAGGATCCTGACGCCGCGCAATGGAGCACCTATGTCGGACGCGGCGCGATCCGCTTCTACCTGCCGCTCAATGTCGAATTGCCGAACGAGTTCTTCGCGCAGTCGGTCGTCATCGCTAAGGATGTCGACGCCCGCATCCGCCTGCAGGACAAGCTCGAGAAGCTGCTGGCGGAGGACTTCCCCGAGTCGATTTCGCGCGTCGCGCCGCTGGAGCTTGGGCCGCCGGTCGGCTGGCCGGTGCAGTATCGTGTCAGCGGCCCCGATATTAATCGCGTCCGCGACATCTCGCTCGACCTGGCCCAGATCCTCGCCACGGACCGCGACGCGCTCCGGGTCAATTTCGACTGGATGGAGCCCTCGCGCATGGTGCGCGTCAAGATCGACCAGGATCAGGCGCGGCTGCTCGGGCTTTCTTCGGCGACGCTGGCGGCGGTGCTGAATTCGGTCGTCACCGGCACGACAGTGACGCAGGTTCGTGACGATATCTACCTGGTCGACGTCGTGGCGAGGGCCAATGACGAGCAACGCGTGTCGCTCGCCAATCTCCGTACGCTGCAGGTGCCGCTGGCCAGCGGGCGCACCGTGCCGCTCAGCCAGGTCGCGAGCTTCGATTTCGGCCAGGAATATCCGCTGATCTGGCGGCGCGACCGCGTGCCGACTCTGACCGTCCAGGCCGATGTGGCGCCCGGCGGCTCGCCCGAGGCCGTGGTCGAGGGGCTGGCGCCGGCGGTGGCGAAGCTGAACGCGTCGCTGCCATCCGGCTATCATGTCGTCGTTGGCGGCGTGGTCGAGGAGAGCGCTTCGTCGCAGGCCTCGGTGCTCGCCGTCGTGCCGTTCATGATCTTCCTGATGGTCTCGATCCTGATGGCGCAATTGCAGAGCTTCAGCCGCTTGGCGCTGGTGCTTGCCGTCGTGCCCATGGGACTGATCGGCGTGGTCGGGGCGCTGTTCCTGTTCAATCGCCCGCTCGGCTTCGTCGCGATCCTCGGTATTCTGTCGCTGCTCGGCCTCATCGCCAAGAATGCCGTCATTCTGATCGAGCAGATCGAGACGGAGCGGCGGCGCGGCCTGGCACCCTGGGACGCGATCGTCGAGGCGACGGTGTCGCGCTTCCGGCCGATCATGCTGACCGCCATTTCGACGGTTCTCGGCATGATCCCGATCGCCGGCACGATCTTCTGGGGCCCGATGGCGATCGCGATCATGGGCGGCCTGCTCGTCGCCACGATCCTGACGCTGGTCTACCTGCCGTCGCTCTATGTCGTGTTCTTCGGCGTCAAGGAAGGCGAGAACGGCATCGCGACCGCTCAGCCATCGCCGCCGCCCGAAACGCCCGCAGCGGCGTCACCGGCCTGA
- a CDS encoding AI-2E family transporter, which produces MTDDLPATVSAEPADWAGWRRAFALALALIAVAIGLALIGWTASSLLVLFAGVLFAAFLDACTRALRPILPIARVWRLSIVIAVLTVLSFWGILRGALGLPAQVRSLIVIMEQQLAYLQQRLLAYGIDFLGTDAPPTLSSLIPEHSQLFGHAQFAVGTATSALASAIIILFVGLLLAFDPKTYRESIVVFVPLARRERVRSVMDEMGRALRLWLVAQAVRMVLMGVAVWIALTLLGLPGAAVLGLQAGLLNFIPYLGPIIAGIPIGLVAMPLGLPMLLWAVGIYTVIQTIEGYIVGPLIQRSAANIPPAWTLIGIVLLGALFGTLGIALGMPLMAIARIAAIRFYVEDWLGDRSGVTERTVTE; this is translated from the coding sequence ATGACCGACGATCTGCCGGCGACCGTATCCGCCGAGCCCGCGGACTGGGCCGGCTGGCGGCGCGCCTTCGCCCTGGCGCTGGCGCTGATCGCGGTGGCGATCGGGCTCGCCCTGATCGGCTGGACCGCGTCCAGCTTGCTAGTGCTGTTCGCCGGCGTCCTCTTCGCCGCCTTTCTCGACGCCTGCACGCGGGCGCTGCGGCCCATCCTGCCGATCGCCCGGGTCTGGCGCCTGTCGATCGTCATCGCCGTCCTGACGGTACTGTCGTTCTGGGGCATCCTGCGCGGCGCGCTCGGCCTGCCGGCACAGGTGCGCAGCCTGATCGTCATCATGGAGCAGCAACTCGCTTATCTGCAGCAGCGGCTCCTCGCCTATGGCATCGATTTTCTCGGCACCGATGCGCCGCCGACGCTGTCGAGCCTGATTCCCGAGCACAGCCAGCTTTTCGGCCATGCTCAATTCGCCGTCGGCACCGCGACGAGCGCGCTGGCCAGCGCCATCATCATCCTGTTCGTCGGCCTGCTGCTCGCCTTCGACCCGAAGACGTATCGCGAAAGCATCGTCGTCTTCGTGCCCCTGGCGCGGCGCGAGCGCGTGCGTTCGGTCATGGACGAGATGGGTCGCGCGCTGCGCCTCTGGCTCGTGGCGCAGGCGGTGCGCATGGTTCTGATGGGAGTTGCGGTCTGGATCGCGCTGACGCTGCTCGGCCTTCCCGGTGCTGCCGTCCTCGGGCTGCAGGCGGGCCTGCTCAATTTCATTCCCTATCTCGGGCCGATCATCGCCGGCATCCCGATCGGCCTCGTCGCCATGCCGCTCGGCCTGCCAATGCTGCTCTGGGCCGTCGGCATCTACACGGTGATCCAGACGATCGAGGGCTATATTGTCGGTCCGCTGATCCAGCGCTCCGCCGCCAACATCCCACCGGCCTGGACTCTGATCGGTATCGTCCTGCTCGGCGCGCTGTTCGGTACGCTCGGCATCGCGCTCGGCATGCCACTGATGGCGATCGCAAGGATCGCGGCGATCCGGTTCTATGTCGAGGACTGGCTGGGCGACCGGTCGGGGGTGACGGAAAGGACGGTTACGGAATGA
- a CDS encoding alpha/beta hydrolase gives MNFELEARLPQTTKPWRTIVLVMAMIATLTGCASRPEGLLVPIATPAADASKVDMLVATTRAPDAKGKDFFNGERGDSLSLANVVVSIPPVHVKGNVEWPPRAPGDPERYFTTTAMDTLAPSGARQWFKDHKTRSRRVLIFVHGFNTPFDASVFRFAQIVHDSGSNVAPILFSWPSRGSVLAYNYDRESANFSRSDLASMIEAAASSPDVSDVTIMAHSMGSWVAVEALRDIALKRGRVPAKVSNLILASPDLDIDVFRKQVREIGPKRPHITVFISTNDRALRVSRLISGQVTRVGAVDLSQEQYLTQLQQADNITVLDLSALQDGDRLNHSQFATSPEVVQLLGEGLIDGNTLDATPRIGGGDQLAAGAVGTGQVIGSVLSAPVLIFQGGGRN, from the coding sequence ATGAATTTCGAACTCGAAGCCCGACTGCCGCAGACGACGAAGCCGTGGCGGACGATCGTCCTTGTCATGGCCATGATTGCGACACTTACGGGCTGCGCCTCCCGGCCGGAGGGGCTGCTGGTGCCGATCGCAACGCCAGCGGCGGATGCGTCGAAGGTCGACATGCTGGTCGCCACGACTCGCGCGCCCGACGCGAAGGGCAAGGACTTCTTCAACGGCGAACGGGGAGACTCGCTTTCGCTCGCCAATGTCGTCGTCTCGATCCCGCCGGTCCATGTGAAGGGCAATGTCGAATGGCCGCCCCGTGCACCGGGCGATCCCGAGCGATATTTCACGACGACGGCCATGGATACGCTGGCGCCGTCGGGCGCGCGCCAATGGTTCAAGGACCACAAGACCCGCTCACGCCGCGTGCTGATCTTCGTGCACGGCTTCAACACGCCCTTTGATGCGTCCGTGTTCCGCTTCGCGCAGATCGTCCATGATTCCGGCTCGAACGTCGCACCGATCCTGTTCTCCTGGCCCTCTCGCGGTAGCGTGCTCGCCTATAATTACGATCGCGAGAGCGCCAATTTCTCGCGCAGTGACCTCGCCAGCATGATCGAGGCGGCCGCATCGAGCCCGGACGTCTCCGATGTCACCATCATGGCCCATTCAATGGGGAGCTGGGTCGCCGTCGAGGCGCTGCGCGACATCGCCCTGAAACGGGGTCGCGTTCCGGCCAAGGTCAGCAATCTGATCCTCGCCTCCCCTGACCTCGATATCGACGTCTTCCGCAAGCAGGTCCGCGAAATCGGGCCGAAGCGGCCTCACATCACCGTCTTCATCTCCACCAACGATCGGGCACTTCGCGTGTCGCGCCTGATCTCGGGTCAGGTGACGCGCGTCGGCGCCGTCGACCTGTCGCAGGAACAATATCTGACTCAGTTGCAGCAGGCCGACAACATCACCGTGCTCGACCTCTCTGCGCTGCAGGATGGCGACCGTCTCAACCACAGCCAGTTCGCGACCAGCCCGGAAGTCGTGCAGTTGCTCGGCGAAGGGCTGATCGATGGCAACACACTCGACGCGACGCCCCGCATCGGCGGCGGCGACCAGCTCGCTGCCGGCGCCGTCGGCACAGGCCAGGTAATCGGGTCGGTACTATCGGCGCCGGTCCTGATTTTCCAGGGCGGGGGAAGGAACTGA
- a CDS encoding MarC family protein encodes MSNTYPVLMFLALLALFSPLAALSAYMPVVGRYSARDQMRLVVGLFINVAIFALGSVWIGEPLLNLLGISTAALAMTGGIALLYAGIPMMQGTDEIAPEQNAARSGDGEGAGETENWRKILFTPLTFPLTVGGTSFGIIVAFSSNSRSLADHVAFSVAGLGYAALAAGTLYAAGHLHRRVSPQARMILSRIAGILLTAIAVSLLADGGTRLVVATLASLGRG; translated from the coding sequence ATGTCGAATACCTATCCCGTCCTGATGTTCCTCGCCCTGTTGGCGCTGTTCAGCCCGCTGGCGGCGCTGTCGGCCTATATGCCGGTGGTGGGGCGCTATAGCGCCCGCGACCAGATGCGGCTGGTCGTCGGCCTGTTCATCAATGTCGCGATCTTCGCGCTCGGCTCGGTCTGGATCGGCGAGCCGCTGCTCAACCTCCTGGGGATCTCGACGGCGGCGCTCGCCATGACTGGCGGCATCGCGCTGCTCTATGCCGGCATACCAATGATGCAAGGCACCGACGAAATCGCGCCGGAGCAGAATGCGGCCCGGTCTGGGGACGGGGAGGGCGCCGGGGAGACGGAGAACTGGCGCAAGATTCTGTTCACGCCGCTGACCTTTCCGTTGACCGTCGGTGGCACTAGCTTCGGCATCATCGTAGCGTTCTCGTCCAATTCGCGCAGCCTCGCCGATCATGTCGCCTTCTCGGTCGCCGGCCTTGGCTACGCCGCGCTGGCGGCCGGGACACTCTATGCGGCCGGCCATCTCCATCGCCGGGTCTCGCCGCAGGCGCGCATGATCCTGTCGCGCATCGCCGGCATCCTCCTGACCGCGATCGCCGTTTCTCTGCTGGCCGATGGCGGCACACGACTGGTCGTTGCGACATTGGCATCGCTGGGGCGCGGATAG
- a CDS encoding GAF domain-containing protein: MARDICEYWDVFLAAAAEPEQPAAMFRELERIACETVGTRLFTAMTFDAASGMGRRSYSGNEAAYPTGGFKPISIGIWSQTVLEQRRPFASLTIEEVAAVFPDWPLIQSLGCESGCNIPVVVADRVLGTLNLLDVAGHYTAERVAEAMKLRPFAAIAFLAEAAARRIR, encoded by the coding sequence ATGGCTCGAGACATCTGCGAATATTGGGATGTGTTCCTGGCGGCCGCAGCGGAGCCGGAGCAGCCGGCCGCGATGTTCCGCGAATTGGAGCGGATCGCGTGCGAGACCGTCGGCACCCGGCTCTTCACGGCCATGACCTTCGATGCGGCGAGCGGCATGGGTCGGCGCAGCTATTCCGGCAACGAGGCGGCCTATCCGACAGGCGGTTTCAAGCCGATCTCGATCGGGATCTGGTCGCAGACGGTACTGGAGCAGCGACGGCCCTTTGCTTCGCTGACCATCGAGGAGGTGGCGGCCGTCTTTCCGGATTGGCCGCTGATCCAGTCGCTTGGCTGTGAATCGGGCTGCAACATTCCGGTGGTGGTCGCGGACCGGGTGCTCGGCACGCTGAACCTGCTTGATGTCGCCGGTCATTACACAGCGGAGCGCGTCGCCGAAGCGATGAAACTGCGCCCCTTCGCGGCGATTGCCTTTCTGGCCGAGGCGGCCGCGCGACGAATTCGATGA